In a single window of the Pseudomonas entomophila genome:
- a CDS encoding cytochrome b — translation MVSSTPAAHYARLSIILHWLMLVLLAAVYACIELRGLFPKGSAERDLMKDLHFMLGLTVFVLVWLRLAMRLSRPTPPIVPKPPAWQTGLSHLVHLLLYLMMIGLPLAGWAILSAADKPIPFYGLDLPAIVAPDPDLAKFVKGWHERIGSWGYWLIGLHAVAGLYHHYVRRDNTLLRMLPYK, via the coding sequence ATGGTTTCATCCACTCCCGCGGCCCACTACGCACGGCTGTCGATCATCCTGCACTGGCTGATGCTGGTGCTGCTGGCAGCCGTGTACGCCTGCATCGAGCTGCGCGGCCTGTTCCCCAAGGGCAGCGCCGAGCGCGACCTGATGAAAGACCTGCACTTCATGCTTGGCCTGACCGTGTTCGTGCTGGTCTGGCTGCGCCTGGCCATGCGCCTGTCGCGCCCCACGCCACCGATCGTACCCAAGCCTCCGGCCTGGCAAACCGGCCTGTCGCACCTGGTGCACCTACTGCTGTACCTGATGATGATCGGCCTGCCGCTGGCCGGCTGGGCGATCCTCAGTGCCGCTGACAAGCCGATCCCGTTCTACGGCCTGGATCTGCCGGCGATCGTCGCGCCCGATCCGGACCTGGCCAAGTTCGTCAAGGGCTGGCACGAACGCATTGGCAGCTGGGGCTACTGGCTGATCGGGCTGCATGCCGTGGCCGGGCTGTATCACCACTATGTGCGGCGCGACAACACGC